A segment of the Gossypium arboreum isolate Shixiya-1 unplaced genomic scaffold, ASM2569848v2 Contig00558, whole genome shotgun sequence genome:
TTCAAATCCAATAGTAGGTAGAACTTATTAGATACCATCGATCCCGGTGTCTAATAAGTTTTCTACCCACCTTCTTTTATTGATTTTCTATCTTTTCATCCTATTCTATTTCCgttttcaattttcaaattttcgtTAGATCAAAATCTGATTTCACTTTTGATTGTATTTGATTCTATTTAATCAGCAGAATCAAAATGGGATGTATAAACGAAAGTTCTGTTTCTACGGAAATTCTTTCGATTAACCAACTCGTTACGAAATCGCGTTGATAGCCTCgactcgtgtcctagcccgtcTGAGAGCTAGATTTGCCTCAATTGTTTGCCTCTTGCCTTCAGCTTTCCTCAAGTTAGCTTCCGCTATTTCAAGAGCTTGCTGAGCTTCTTGTGGATCAATGTCACTACCCTTCTCCGCATCATTTACTAAAATAGTGATTTCATTGTTGCCTATTCTAGCAAAACCACCCATCAGAGCCATCGTTAACCATTGGTCGTTAAGGCGTATTCTCAAAATACCTATATCTACAGCTGTGGCAATAGGCGCGTGATTTGGTAATACGCCAATTTGTCCGCTATTAGTAGATAAAATGATTTCTTTCACTTCTGAATCCCAAACAATTCGATTAGGGGTAAGTACGCAAAGATTTAAGGTCATTTCTTCAATTTGCTCTCCATTTCTAAGTTCGTAGCCTTCGCAGTAGCTTCGTCGATGTTACCTACCAAATAAAAGGCCTGTTCAGGAAGACCGTCTAATTCTCCGGAAAGGATCAATTTAAATCCTCTAATTGTTTCTGCTAGACCAACATATTTCCCCAGGGAACC
Coding sequences within it:
- the LOC128289160 gene encoding ATP synthase epsilon chain, chloroplastic, which translates into the protein MTLNLCVLTPNRIVWDSEVKEIILSTNSGQIGVLPNHAPIATAVDIGILRIRLNDQWLTMALMGGFARIGNNEITILVNDAEKGSDIDPQEAQQALEIAEANLRKAEGKRQTIEANLALRRARTRVEAINAIS